AATGGGACTGTTTTTTCAGAACAATTCTTTGGTTATTGGCACTATATTTGTACTTGTTATGCTTGCAGCTATTATGTCAACTGCTGATTCTATCTTATCAGCAGCTTCATCCCATATTGTAAAAGATATAATTGCTGTTTATTATAAAAAACCTAGAAATCAACTTATGCTGTCAAAGATAAGCGTATTGGTGGTAGGTTTTCTTGCGCTCTTATTATCCTATTTGCTTCCAACTATAATCGATGCTCTTGTATTTTCATATACTATATATACATCTACAATATTCATTCCTTTGATTTTGGGTATTTTTTGGCAAAAGGGCGATAAGTATGCTGCAATTATTAGTATGATAATATCAACTGTTGTTGTCCTATTAGCTTATTTTATTAGTCCACCGGAATTTTCTTTTGAGATATTTGGTGCTCTTTTCTCATTTTTAATATATTTTGTTATAACTTTAGTTAAGATATGATTTATTATTGAAATAATTAAAATATTTTGATATATAAAATAAAAAATTAATGGGGTGTTTTAAGTGATAAAGTTTTTTTCATCGTTATTTGATCTATTTTTTTCATTATTTAGTAGAAATTGGCTAACTTTAATAGGAGCACTATTATCTACCTTCTGTGCATTTGCTATTATATTTTTTGTTATTGTTGGATTGCTTGTGAATGAGATAACACCTTATATTGGCATTATGGGCTTTTTAATACTGCCAATATTATTTATATCTGGGGCAATTATAGTAGTCATTGGTATTTATATTGATTATCGGAAAAGAAAACAAACAGGAGAAAAAGGGCGAGTTTATCCAAGCATAGATCTTAATGAGTCACATTCAAGACATAAGTTTTTTTTATCTATTGTAATTTTATTTGCCACT
The genomic region above belongs to Deferribacterota bacterium and contains:
- a CDS encoding sodium:solute symporter family protein; its protein translation is MGLFFQNNSLVIGTIFVLVMLAAIMSTADSILSAASSHIVKDIIAVYYKKPRNQLMLSKISVLVVGFLALLLSYLLPTIIDALVFSYTIYTSTIFIPLILGIFWQKGDKYAAIISMIISTVVVLLAYFISPPEFSFEIFGALFSFLIYFVITLVKI